One stretch of Akkermansia sp. RCC_12PD DNA includes these proteins:
- a CDS encoding DUF5069 domain-containing protein, which translates to MEEDWNDTFYDLFREAVGRYHEGHRNVDGFFTDQEIMFLSSIGCRTRELFDFVESYARTGAPSPTTVLLIAAARRDFFLIIQHGQFYQGKPVIGYDLPGFGDELSGLPYLPRLIAKARAKLAGSMGDDIIYCCENDRRFFRDHGHIHPADFLRVVWAAGDSDPKIYDYVRQCALSSAAKPVEEE; encoded by the coding sequence ATGGAGGAAGATTGGAACGATACGTTTTACGACCTTTTCCGCGAAGCGGTGGGGCGCTACCATGAAGGCCACCGGAATGTGGACGGCTTCTTCACGGACCAGGAGATCATGTTTCTGTCTTCCATCGGCTGCCGCACGAGGGAATTGTTTGACTTTGTGGAATCCTATGCCCGCACGGGAGCTCCGTCTCCTACGACGGTACTGCTGATAGCCGCGGCGCGCCGGGATTTTTTCCTGATTATCCAGCATGGCCAGTTTTACCAGGGAAAACCCGTGATCGGGTATGATTTGCCCGGATTCGGAGATGAGCTCAGCGGCCTTCCCTACCTGCCGCGTCTGATTGCCAAGGCGAGAGCCAAGCTGGCCGGGTCCATGGGAGACGATATCATTTACTGCTGTGAAAACGACCGCCGTTTTTTCCGGGACCACGGCCACATTCATCCTGCCGATTTTCTGCGCGTAGTCTGGGCCGCCGGGGACAGCGATCCAAAGATTTACGACTATGTGCGCCAGTGCGCCCTGAGCTCTGCGGCAAAGCCCGTGGAGGAAGAGTAG
- the atpC gene encoding ATP synthase F1 subunit epsilon, with product MSMEFKVITPDEVVVSANVEYVYLPGSLGEMGVLDHHTAMITSLEPGELRYKPVDGPEESMVVGTGFVQINDDHVLMVTDLALDSSQIDESSVERAIEEAQEVLKARSEMSREEQARFEASLTKQIMMLNFKRKHRTPGR from the coding sequence ATGAGCATGGAGTTCAAAGTCATTACCCCGGATGAAGTGGTGGTCTCCGCCAATGTGGAGTATGTGTACCTGCCCGGCAGCCTTGGTGAAATGGGGGTGCTGGACCACCACACGGCCATGATCACTTCCCTGGAACCGGGGGAACTCCGCTACAAGCCTGTGGACGGACCGGAGGAAAGCATGGTGGTGGGAACCGGATTTGTGCAGATCAACGACGACCATGTACTCATGGTGACGGATTTGGCGCTGGACTCCTCCCAGATTGATGAAAGCAGCGTGGAGCGCGCCATTGAGGAAGCGCAGGAAGTGCTGAAGGCCCGTTCTGAAATGTCCCGCGAGGAACAGGCGCGGTTTGAGGCCAGCCTGACCAAGCAGATCATGATGCTGAATTTCAAACGCAAGCACAGAACCCCCGGACGGTGA
- the atpD gene encoding F0F1 ATP synthase subunit beta codes for MNNTGTLVQIIGAVVDADFSRSETLPALLNALEVDYEINGQRKTLVLEVQQHIGDGWVRAVAMSSTDGLRRGMPVRDLGHPIEVPVGPCVLGRIFNVLGEAVDERGKPDCAGVRSIHRSAPPLDEQSTSTEVLETGIKVIDLICPFLKGGKVGAFGGAGVGKTVLIMELINNIAKARSGLSVFAGVGERTREGNDLYNEMIESGVINLEKPEESKVALVYGQMNEPPGARLRVALSALTMAEYFRDEEHKDVLLFIDNIFRFSQAGSEVSALLGRTPSAVGYQPNLAEEMADLQERITSTRNGSITSMQAVYVPADDLTDPAPATTFAHLDSTVVLERALAAQGLFPAVDPLASTSKALAPETVGEEHYQVARGVQMVLQRYKDLQDMIAILGMDELSEEDKLIVSRARKIQRFLTQPFHVAEVFSSIPGAYVPVSETVRGFKEILEGKLDMVSEDAFFMRGSIEDVLKEAK; via the coding sequence ATGAATAACACAGGCACTCTCGTTCAAATCATCGGCGCCGTGGTCGATGCCGATTTTTCCCGGTCCGAAACGCTTCCCGCCCTGCTCAATGCCCTGGAAGTGGATTATGAGATCAACGGGCAGCGCAAGACCCTGGTGCTGGAAGTCCAGCAGCACATCGGCGACGGCTGGGTGCGCGCCGTGGCCATGAGTTCCACGGACGGCCTGCGCCGCGGCATGCCCGTGCGCGATCTGGGCCACCCCATTGAAGTGCCGGTGGGACCGTGCGTTCTGGGCCGCATTTTCAATGTTCTGGGTGAAGCCGTGGACGAGCGGGGCAAGCCTGACTGCGCCGGGGTGAGAAGCATCCACCGCAGCGCTCCCCCCCTGGACGAACAGTCCACCAGTACGGAGGTACTGGAAACGGGCATCAAGGTGATCGACCTGATCTGCCCCTTCCTGAAAGGCGGCAAGGTCGGCGCGTTCGGCGGTGCCGGCGTGGGCAAGACCGTGCTCATCATGGAGCTGATCAACAACATCGCCAAGGCGCGCAGCGGCCTTTCCGTTTTTGCCGGGGTGGGGGAACGCACCCGCGAAGGGAACGACCTGTACAATGAAATGATTGAATCCGGCGTCATTAATCTGGAAAAGCCGGAGGAGTCCAAGGTGGCCCTGGTGTACGGCCAGATGAACGAGCCGCCGGGGGCGCGCCTGCGCGTGGCCCTTTCCGCCCTGACCATGGCGGAATATTTCCGCGATGAAGAGCATAAGGACGTGCTCCTGTTCATCGACAACATTTTTCGTTTCTCCCAGGCGGGGTCGGAAGTGTCCGCCCTGCTGGGCCGCACCCCGTCGGCCGTGGGCTACCAGCCGAATCTGGCGGAGGAAATGGCGGACCTTCAGGAACGCATCACATCCACCCGGAACGGTTCCATCACGTCCATGCAGGCTGTTTATGTCCCTGCGGACGACTTGACGGACCCCGCTCCCGCCACCACCTTCGCCCACCTGGATTCCACGGTGGTGCTGGAACGTGCGCTGGCCGCCCAGGGCCTGTTCCCCGCGGTGGACCCGCTGGCCTCCACTTCCAAGGCTCTTGCCCCGGAAACCGTGGGCGAGGAGCACTACCAGGTGGCGCGCGGCGTGCAGATGGTCCTGCAGCGCTACAAGGACCTTCAGGACATGATTGCCATTCTGGGCATGGACGAGCTTTCCGAAGAAGACAAGCTCATCGTCAGCCGGGCCCGCAAGATCCAGCGCTTCCTGACCCAGCCCTTCCATGTGGCGGAAGTCTTCTCCAGCATTCCCGGCGCCTATGTGCCCGTGTCCGAAACGGTCCGCGGGTTCAAGGAGATTCTGGAAGGCAAGCTGGACATGGTCTCGGAAGACGCCTTCTTCATGCGCGGCAGCATAGAAGACGTTCTCAAGGAGGCCAAATAA
- the atpG gene encoding ATP synthase F1 subunit gamma, whose translation MGNLRDIRRRIKSVKNTSQITRAMQMVASAKMRRAQEQAVKGRAYIRALAEVLYHLQDEIDTNSSPLMQSHGGVDLVLLVNTDRGLCGGLNANLIKVTREAAPEGAHYVTIGRKLNATLARLGDQLDATWSLTDPLSLLELKPIFDFLLKKFKEGEYSRVFVAFSGFVNTMVQKPLFRQLLPIEQDPLMKMAKAGGASLDGAEAHKQFLLEPNPTDLLNTILPLYVFHGLVQIVLEARASEHSARMVAMKGATENAKNIINGLTLDYNKARQTQITNELLEITTAMRAME comes from the coding sequence ATGGGCAACCTGAGAGACATCAGACGCCGGATCAAGTCCGTCAAAAACACGTCCCAGATCACCAGGGCGATGCAGATGGTGGCTTCCGCCAAGATGCGCCGCGCCCAGGAGCAGGCTGTGAAGGGCCGTGCCTACATCCGCGCTCTGGCGGAAGTGCTCTACCATCTCCAGGATGAAATAGATACCAATTCCAGCCCCCTGATGCAGAGCCACGGCGGCGTGGACCTGGTGCTTCTGGTGAACACGGACCGCGGCTTGTGCGGCGGCCTGAACGCCAACCTCATCAAGGTGACGCGGGAGGCCGCGCCGGAAGGCGCCCATTATGTCACCATCGGCCGCAAGCTGAATGCCACGCTGGCCAGGCTGGGGGATCAATTGGATGCCACCTGGAGCTTGACGGACCCTCTTTCCCTGTTAGAGCTGAAGCCCATCTTTGACTTCCTGCTGAAAAAATTCAAGGAGGGGGAATACAGCCGCGTATTTGTGGCCTTCTCCGGCTTTGTGAACACAATGGTGCAGAAGCCCCTTTTCCGCCAGTTGCTGCCTATTGAGCAGGACCCCCTGATGAAGATGGCCAAGGCCGGGGGCGCCTCTCTGGACGGGGCGGAGGCCCACAAGCAGTTCCTGCTGGAACCGAACCCCACGGACTTGCTGAATACGATTCTGCCGCTGTACGTCTTCCACGGGCTGGTGCAGATCGTGCTGGAGGCCCGCGCTTCCGAGCATTCCGCCCGCATGGTCGCCATGAAGGGCGCCACGGAAAACGCCAAAAACATCATTAACGGACTTACGCTGGATTACAACAAGGCGCGTCAGACGCAGATTACCAACGAATTGCTGGAAATCACCACCGCCATGCGCGCCATGGAATAA
- the atpA gene encoding F0F1 ATP synthase subunit alpha, translated as MSNILQELEAEIKKATAAVSQENVGVIRSVGDGVAKIEGLSGVMLNEMLEFPGGVMGLAMNLEEHEVGAVILGDDSDLKEGDIVKCTGRLLSVPVGRSLLGRVVNTLGEPIDGKGPIEAEAYYPVEKIASGIISRQSVSVPVQTGILPIDAMIPIGRGQRELIIGDRATGKTAIAVDTMIAQAEQNRLAEEGKLPDHQPLYNIYVAIGQKRSNISRLVAKLEETGTMKYSIVVAASASDPAAMLYLAPYAGCAMGEYFMDKGEDALIVYDDLSKHAVAYRQISLILRRPSGREAYPGDVFYLHSRLLERAARINKEHGGGSLTALPIIETQAGDVSAYIPTNVISITDGQIFLETDLFYQGVRPAINVGISVSRVGSSAQTKIIKKLAGSVKLDLAQFTELQAFAQFGSDLDANTKAKLARGQRIVELFKQNQYEPKSLGLEAADLYAMQKGYFDDVPVDRIKQCQNAWEAYLQDQHPDLLESILQVKDLTPEIDAGLKAAIESFKLSWN; from the coding sequence ATGAGCAACATACTTCAAGAACTCGAAGCAGAAATTAAGAAAGCCACGGCTGCCGTCAGCCAGGAAAACGTGGGCGTCATTCGTTCCGTGGGGGACGGCGTCGCCAAGATCGAAGGGCTGAGCGGCGTGATGCTCAATGAAATGCTTGAATTCCCCGGCGGCGTAATGGGCCTGGCGATGAACCTGGAAGAGCACGAAGTGGGCGCCGTCATCCTGGGTGACGATTCCGACCTGAAGGAAGGGGACATCGTCAAATGCACGGGCCGTCTTCTTTCCGTTCCCGTGGGCCGCTCCCTGCTTGGCCGCGTGGTGAATACGCTGGGCGAACCGATTGACGGCAAGGGGCCGATTGAGGCGGAAGCCTATTATCCCGTGGAGAAGATCGCCTCCGGCATTATTTCCCGCCAGTCCGTTTCCGTTCCGGTGCAGACGGGCATTCTCCCCATTGACGCGATGATTCCCATTGGCCGCGGCCAGCGCGAGCTGATCATCGGCGACCGCGCCACGGGCAAGACCGCCATTGCGGTGGACACGATGATCGCCCAGGCGGAACAGAACCGCCTGGCGGAGGAAGGCAAGCTGCCCGATCACCAGCCCCTGTACAATATTTATGTGGCCATCGGCCAGAAGCGTTCCAACATCAGCCGCCTGGTGGCCAAGCTGGAGGAAACCGGGACCATGAAATATTCCATCGTGGTGGCCGCTTCCGCGTCCGATCCCGCCGCCATGCTGTATCTGGCGCCGTACGCCGGGTGCGCGATGGGTGAATATTTCATGGACAAGGGGGAAGACGCCCTGATCGTGTACGACGACCTTTCCAAGCACGCCGTGGCCTACCGCCAGATTTCCCTGATTCTGCGCCGTCCGTCCGGGCGGGAAGCGTATCCCGGCGACGTGTTTTACCTGCACAGCCGCCTTCTGGAGCGCGCCGCCCGCATCAACAAGGAGCACGGCGGCGGTTCCCTGACGGCTCTCCCCATCATCGAGACGCAGGCGGGCGACGTTTCCGCGTATATTCCCACGAACGTCATTTCCATCACGGACGGCCAGATATTCCTGGAGACGGATTTGTTCTACCAGGGGGTGCGGCCTGCCATCAACGTGGGTATTTCCGTATCCCGCGTGGGTTCCTCCGCCCAGACGAAGATCATCAAGAAGCTGGCCGGCTCCGTGAAGCTGGACCTGGCCCAGTTTACGGAATTGCAGGCCTTCGCCCAGTTCGGTTCCGATCTGGACGCGAACACCAAGGCCAAGCTGGCGCGCGGCCAGCGCATCGTGGAGTTGTTCAAGCAGAACCAGTACGAACCCAAGTCCCTGGGGCTGGAGGCCGCCGACCTGTACGCGATGCAGAAGGGATATTTTGACGACGTGCCGGTGGACCGCATCAAGCAGTGCCAGAACGCCTGGGAGGCCTACCTGCAGGACCAGCATCCGGATCTGCTGGAAAGCATCCTGCAAGTGAAGGACCTGACCCCTGAGATAGACGCCGGGCTCAAGGCCGCCATCGAATCCTTCAAGCTCAGCTGGAACTAA
- a CDS encoding F0F1 ATP synthase subunit delta codes for MKIGKDTQNAARRLFRLCMDGNSVVEDRVRLVARRIVERKPRNYEALLTAFSRMVEYAVKSRTATIRSAVPLTDEERSQIQQKLAAKYGEGLYYHWEVAPELLGGIRIQVGDDVRNGSVRSKIDRLADLARSLSN; via the coding sequence ATGAAGATCGGCAAGGACACGCAAAACGCCGCGCGCAGGCTTTTCCGGCTCTGCATGGACGGCAATTCCGTGGTGGAAGACCGGGTTCGCCTGGTTGCCCGGAGAATCGTGGAACGCAAGCCCCGCAATTATGAGGCCCTGCTGACCGCTTTTTCCCGCATGGTGGAATACGCCGTGAAAAGCCGGACCGCCACCATCCGGAGCGCCGTGCCCCTGACGGACGAGGAACGCTCCCAAATCCAGCAGAAGCTGGCCGCGAAATACGGCGAGGGCCTTTATTACCACTGGGAGGTTGCCCCGGAACTGCTGGGCGGCATCCGCATCCAGGTGGGCGACGATGTGCGCAACGGTTCCGTACGCTCCAAAATAGACCGGCTGGCCGATCTGGCCCGCTCCCTTTCCAATTAA
- a CDS encoding ATP synthase F0 subunit B, whose protein sequence is MLQIIADQSWNPFAPFGVTSWEPFLANLIAFILMVVILRYVAFKPIQNILEKRRQRIEEGEEMREESERQLATVKEQTREMLVEAGEKGQEKIDAAKAAAARLLEEQEAAASEKAAEIIKKAHELSALEQQKERDALKEQFGQLVALATARVTGKVLTEEDQRRINREAIDSLDS, encoded by the coding sequence ATGCTGCAAATCATAGCCGACCAGTCCTGGAACCCTTTCGCGCCCTTTGGCGTGACAAGCTGGGAGCCGTTTCTAGCCAACCTGATCGCCTTCATCCTGATGGTGGTGATTCTGCGTTACGTGGCATTCAAGCCCATCCAGAATATTCTGGAAAAAAGGCGCCAGCGCATTGAGGAAGGCGAGGAAATGCGGGAGGAAAGCGAACGCCAGCTGGCGACCGTGAAGGAACAGACGCGGGAAATGCTGGTGGAAGCTGGTGAAAAGGGGCAGGAGAAGATAGACGCCGCCAAGGCCGCGGCCGCCCGTTTGCTGGAAGAGCAGGAAGCCGCCGCTTCCGAAAAGGCGGCGGAAATCATCAAGAAGGCGCATGAGCTTTCCGCTCTGGAACAGCAGAAGGAGCGCGACGCCCTCAAGGAGCAGTTTGGCCAGCTGGTGGCGCTTGCCACGGCCCGGGTTACCGGAAAGGTGTTGACGGAGGAAGACCAGCGGCGCATCAACCGGGAGGCCATTGACAGCCTGGATTCCTGA
- a CDS encoding ATP synthase F0 subunit C: MIDPTAMASLAELSGNVGFGLVTIGAGLGIGMIGAKAAESTGRNPGASSSIMVIAITLAALIEGVALISIFM; encoded by the coding sequence ATGATTGATCCTACCGCAATGGCTTCCCTTGCCGAACTGTCCGGCAATGTGGGGTTCGGCCTCGTTACCATCGGCGCCGGCCTGGGCATTGGCATGATTGGCGCGAAGGCCGCTGAATCCACCGGGCGCAATCCCGGCGCTTCCTCCTCCATCATGGTGATTGCCATCACGCTGGCGGCCCTGATTGAAGGGGTGGCCCTGATTTCCATTTTCATGTAG
- the atpB gene encoding F0F1 ATP synthase subunit A — MSRFFQFLWLAVAMVSGMLGGTAQAAEESGGHGLDQAAPHLFSLPLPGGIELPVSNSMLMLFLAILLISVVVWLATRAMKILPSRFQNMVEYFFETLYNFVESLLGPRLTRKYFWYFGTIFTIILVSNYMGLLPGVGTITYHGVPLFRGANADLNVTMFLGLFYAVMWLYWSIREQGLKHFFLHLFGPKGGMKGFMGAVLVPIFIFVGIVECLSIAIRPIALAARLFGNIYAGETIIETMSHMFGPLGSALCVLPFLAIELLVGFIQALVFLLLTAIFLKLQIGDEDSQRHDTPPESLPEPGAGNKP, encoded by the coding sequence ATGAGCAGATTTTTCCAGTTCCTGTGGTTGGCGGTGGCAATGGTGTCCGGAATGCTGGGCGGCACTGCCCAGGCAGCGGAGGAAAGCGGAGGCCATGGGCTGGACCAGGCGGCCCCCCACCTGTTTTCCCTGCCTCTTCCTGGAGGAATCGAGTTGCCGGTTTCCAATTCCATGCTGATGCTTTTCCTGGCTATTCTCCTCATCAGCGTAGTGGTATGGCTGGCTACGCGTGCCATGAAGATTCTTCCCTCCAGGTTCCAGAACATGGTGGAGTATTTTTTTGAAACCCTGTACAATTTTGTGGAGTCCCTTCTGGGGCCGCGGCTCACCCGTAAGTATTTCTGGTACTTCGGCACCATTTTCACCATCATCCTGGTCAGTAATTACATGGGGCTTTTGCCCGGCGTCGGCACCATTACCTATCATGGGGTCCCCCTTTTCCGCGGGGCGAACGCCGACCTGAACGTGACCATGTTCCTGGGACTGTTTTATGCCGTGATGTGGCTGTACTGGAGCATTCGGGAGCAGGGGCTGAAGCATTTCTTCCTCCATCTGTTTGGTCCCAAGGGGGGGATGAAGGGGTTCATGGGGGCGGTGCTGGTGCCCATTTTCATTTTCGTGGGGATTGTGGAGTGCCTCAGCATTGCCATCCGGCCCATTGCGCTGGCCGCCCGTTTGTTCGGAAACATTTACGCTGGTGAGACGATCATTGAAACGATGTCCCACATGTTCGGCCCCCTGGGAAGCGCCTTGTGCGTACTTCCATTCCTGGCCATTGAACTGCTGGTCGGCTTCATCCAGGCACTCGTATTCCTTCTCCTTACCGCCATTTTCCTGAAGCTCCAGATAGGCGATGAAGATTCCCAGAGGCACGACACTCCTCCGGAATCCCTGCCGGAACCCGGAGCCGGGAACAAGCCCTGA
- a CDS encoding penicillin-binding transpeptidase domain-containing protein, protein MKMMALIRSLVLLASLGAFAADTACGQGTRRGSSSRRAVSAAAPAQVSGEDDTVKTVDLGGRKTSEGTASGEREGLGDVPEMPRETDTEQSGLDSLSLIPSLNGGRLDAAREAHTSTRPSARTMALLIPAPRGPILDRHGEPLAVTQVAYQLALRFEIFENPDRSRVVEFARNCLEQAEKISGKAWTFSDDQFWKHYEHRRWLPLPLTNVIRAEDAEKLKDKVKNIRGLQLMPIYIRYYPEKSVAVHIGGYVGSRDKLPTGPINHMDPLFQQVEGRAGLEKEFNKALTGTPGVWRLMFDEDGNKILDELQIRPKPGGAVVTTLNLKWQRDAERILSRGKRRGAMVVLDCVTGEILVMASTPSYDPNLFIPNISQKDYDALRNDPAGPLGARAFQGRYPPASTFKVLTVASALKNGKITENDVIDCPASVTIGNHVFKNWSKVPLGPANCVRALAMSNNPFMYQMGLRLGAEALMDTARAFGLGERTGLPLPDDPGLVPTSEYMIRNYKRDFMPGDAANLSIGQGPLLATPLQVAHMMAGVANGYLPRLQLIKQIQDGNSNVVYAPRPQEVQRPLPDYEKALASVRKGMKAVIEGGTGGRARLSYSSIAGKSGTAQWGPEREDKRLAWFAGFMPYENPRFAYVVLHEGRPHETLGGGAVAAPIVKEFFELEKKDIKAIIDPPKDDIPVAEPVEETSATEAAAIREQGRVPAVVPDNLPPGLYDPEGMEPIKVHEIPADLDDSSDAEIKATPVGGVQRSARRTAPPLSEDPSAAPLAPRRGDSDYIPGLPRQIPRHLNHTVPVTSPAPRAPMPADDIPMAETL, encoded by the coding sequence ATGAAAATGATGGCTTTGATACGTTCCCTGGTATTGCTGGCAAGTTTGGGCGCCTTTGCTGCGGACACGGCCTGCGGCCAGGGCACCCGCAGGGGCAGTTCTTCACGCAGGGCGGTCTCCGCGGCGGCTCCGGCACAGGTGTCTGGAGAGGATGACACCGTAAAAACCGTTGACCTGGGTGGCAGGAAGACTTCTGAGGGCACCGCTTCCGGGGAGAGGGAAGGGCTGGGTGATGTTCCGGAAATGCCCAGGGAAACGGACACGGAGCAGAGCGGGCTGGATTCCCTTTCCCTGATTCCTTCCTTGAACGGCGGCCGCCTGGATGCCGCGCGCGAGGCCCACACCAGTACGCGGCCTTCCGCTAGGACGATGGCTCTCCTGATTCCCGCTCCTCGCGGTCCCATTCTGGACCGCCATGGAGAGCCGCTGGCCGTAACGCAGGTGGCCTACCAGCTGGCCTTGAGGTTTGAGATTTTTGAGAATCCGGACAGGTCCCGCGTCGTGGAGTTTGCGCGCAACTGCCTGGAGCAGGCAGAGAAAATATCCGGGAAGGCATGGACTTTTTCCGATGACCAGTTCTGGAAGCATTATGAACACCGCCGCTGGCTCCCCCTGCCGCTGACCAACGTGATCCGCGCGGAAGATGCGGAGAAGCTGAAGGACAAGGTGAAGAACATTCGCGGCCTTCAACTGATGCCCATTTACATCCGGTATTATCCGGAAAAGTCCGTTGCAGTACATATTGGCGGCTATGTAGGTTCCCGCGACAAGCTGCCTACGGGGCCTATCAACCACATGGATCCCCTGTTTCAGCAGGTGGAGGGGCGCGCCGGACTGGAGAAGGAATTCAACAAGGCCCTGACCGGAACGCCGGGCGTATGGCGCCTGATGTTTGACGAGGACGGCAACAAGATTCTGGACGAACTGCAGATACGCCCCAAACCGGGCGGCGCCGTGGTGACCACCCTGAACCTGAAATGGCAGCGGGATGCGGAACGCATCCTTTCCCGCGGCAAGAGACGCGGCGCCATGGTGGTTCTGGATTGCGTGACGGGTGAAATACTGGTGATGGCCTCTACTCCCTCCTACGATCCGAACCTGTTTATTCCGAATATTTCCCAGAAGGATTACGATGCCCTGCGCAATGACCCTGCCGGTCCGCTGGGCGCTCGTGCATTCCAGGGACGCTACCCTCCCGCTTCCACGTTCAAGGTGCTGACTGTCGCCAGTGCTCTCAAAAACGGGAAAATTACGGAGAATGACGTGATTGACTGTCCCGCTTCCGTTACGATCGGCAACCACGTGTTCAAGAACTGGAGCAAGGTGCCTCTGGGGCCCGCCAATTGTGTCCGTGCCCTGGCGATGTCCAACAATCCGTTCATGTACCAGATGGGACTGAGGCTGGGAGCGGAAGCGCTGATGGATACCGCACGGGCTTTCGGCCTGGGCGAGCGCACGGGGCTTCCTCTTCCGGATGATCCCGGCCTTGTTCCTACCAGCGAGTACATGATCCGCAATTACAAGCGCGATTTCATGCCGGGGGATGCCGCCAACCTGTCCATAGGCCAGGGTCCCCTGCTGGCGACGCCTCTCCAGGTGGCCCACATGATGGCGGGCGTGGCCAACGGCTATCTCCCCAGGCTTCAATTGATCAAGCAGATCCAGGACGGCAATTCCAATGTGGTTTACGCTCCCAGGCCCCAGGAGGTGCAGCGGCCGCTGCCCGACTATGAAAAAGCCTTGGCCAGCGTGCGCAAGGGGATGAAGGCCGTCATTGAAGGCGGTACGGGCGGCCGCGCCCGCCTCTCCTATTCCAGCATTGCGGGCAAGTCCGGAACGGCCCAGTGGGGGCCGGAGCGGGAAGACAAGCGCCTGGCCTGGTTTGCCGGGTTCATGCCCTATGAAAATCCCCGTTTTGCGTATGTGGTGCTGCACGAAGGGCGGCCGCATGAAACCCTGGGCGGGGGAGCTGTTGCCGCGCCCATCGTGAAAGAGTTTTTTGAACTGGAAAAGAAGGATATCAAGGCCATCATCGACCCGCCCAAGGATGACATTCCGGTAGCGGAACCGGTGGAGGAAACTTCCGCTACGGAAGCGGCCGCCATCCGTGAGCAGGGCCGCGTTCCCGCCGTAGTCCCGGACAACCTGCCTCCCGGCCTGTATGATCCGGAAGGAATGGAGCCTATCAAGGTTCATGAAATTCCCGCTGATCTGGACGATTCTTCCGATGCCGAAATCAAGGCGACTCCCGTGGGCGGCGTTCAGCGGAGTGCCCGGCGGACGGCTCCTCCGCTTTCGGAGGACCCTTCTGCGGCTCCGCTGGCTCCGCGGCGCGGGGATTCCGACTACATACCGGGTTTGCCCCGCCAGATTCCGCGTCATCTCAATCATACCGTTCCCGTGACGTCTCCCGCTCCGCGGGCCCCTATGCCGGCGGATGATATACCGATGGCGGAAACTCTTTAA
- a CDS encoding L,D-transpeptidase — MPRAPITLLLFLCVSVLLAGCSSSTKAPNGRPLMKDGRYASSYNAFVADPNYRHTRDVWYHDARISRAGTKNSKIVIHLKNQRGVLWVDDQVAMDFPVCTGRSTHETPRGRFTIIQKDEDYRSRSYGSVFDVSGKCVNSDATSSSPVPRGGKFIGAKMPLWMRIHGGIGLHVGTVYRDANSHGCIRVPVEACRILFDKCGLGTAVVVQE; from the coding sequence ATGCCGCGCGCGCCCATTACCCTCCTCCTTTTCCTGTGTGTGTCCGTGCTGCTGGCGGGGTGCTCCTCCTCCACGAAGGCTCCCAACGGCAGGCCGCTGATGAAGGACGGCAGGTATGCCTCTTCCTACAATGCCTTTGTGGCGGACCCGAATTACCGCCATACGCGGGACGTCTGGTATCACGACGCCCGCATCAGCCGGGCCGGGACGAAGAACAGCAAAATTGTCATTCATCTGAAGAACCAGCGCGGCGTGCTGTGGGTCGATGACCAGGTGGCCATGGATTTCCCCGTCTGCACCGGAAGGTCCACCCATGAAACGCCGCGGGGCAGGTTCACCATCATCCAGAAGGATGAGGATTACCGTTCCCGGTCCTACGGCAGCGTATTTGACGTGAGCGGCAAGTGCGTGAATTCGGACGCGACTTCCTCCTCTCCCGTTCCGCGCGGCGGCAAGTTCATCGGAGCCAAAATGCCGCTGTGGATGCGCATTCACGGAGGAATCGGCCTGCATGTGGGGACCGTGTACCGGGATGCCAATTCCCACGGGTGCATCCGGGTGCCTGTGGAGGCATGCCGCATTTTGTTTGACAAATGCGGCCTGGGAACGGCCGTAGTAGTTCAGGAGTAA